One window of the Dethiobacter alkaliphilus AHT 1 genome contains the following:
- a CDS encoding cyanophycinase, which produces MEQAAGELVIIGGAEDKDGECEILQHFFSLAKGRDARLLVLSTASTDPDAGEQYRQIFSAMGAAEVRVLAVQSRQKANSPEYARIFAECTGIFFTGGDQLRITGILGGSLLGEALFKAHRDGVVIAGTSAGASVMSETMLVGGANDATPKKEIIRMAPGLGLLKGAVIDQHFAQRGRIGRLLAAVAHNPVILGIGLDEDTAIIYKPVGEYEVVGSGSVTLIDGREVACSNVSESTAEEPLVLTNVRLHILSRNYAFKITGRQIRIHPLKEDT; this is translated from the coding sequence TTGGAGCAAGCTGCAGGTGAGTTGGTTATTATCGGCGGTGCCGAAGACAAGGACGGGGAATGTGAAATTTTGCAGCATTTTTTTTCACTGGCCAAAGGCAGAGATGCCCGGTTGCTGGTTTTGTCTACGGCCAGTACCGATCCTGATGCCGGAGAGCAATACCGGCAGATTTTTTCAGCTATGGGCGCAGCCGAGGTAAGGGTTCTTGCCGTACAGTCCCGGCAAAAAGCAAATTCACCGGAATATGCCCGTATATTTGCGGAGTGTACCGGTATTTTCTTTACCGGGGGAGATCAACTGCGCATCACCGGGATACTGGGTGGCAGCCTGTTGGGTGAAGCGCTGTTTAAAGCCCACCGGGACGGAGTGGTCATTGCCGGAACCAGTGCCGGTGCTTCTGTAATGAGTGAGACCATGCTGGTGGGAGGGGCAAATGATGCCACACCCAAAAAAGAAATCATCCGTATGGCACCCGGTCTGGGGCTCTTAAAGGGAGCGGTGATTGATCAGCACTTTGCCCAGCGGGGCAGAATCGGCCGCCTCCTGGCTGCAGTTGCGCATAACCCCGTTATTTTGGGCATCGGATTGGATGAGGACACCGCCATAATATATAAGCCTGTGGGGGAGTATGAAGTTGTGGGTTCCGGGTCTGTCACTCTCATTGACGGTCGGGAAGTGGCCTGTTCCAACGTATCGGAATCCACTGCCGAAGAACCGCTGGTTTTAACCAATGTAAGATTGCATATTCTTTCCAGAAACTATGCTTTTAAGATAACCGGCCGGCAGATAAGGATACATCCTTTGAAGGAGGATACTTAA
- a CDS encoding two-component system sensor histidine kinase NtrB — MDLKEDVLLQFFGDFVLLNEILTGPQTKQCLQKIGIKYGMQIEDQFRSEQENQKELSVEQYAQLVTDFFSSLGGEYKVSSWDREKVIFTCRKCPFGHMVLKTPALCEVSAGVLGGMAARNFSYSKVSPERSVAHKSCDCTITVYIKETQDAAEAEGTFFPNEPRAYMLTRNEIQAMSEDAVSTSNVYRNYVQSLENLQTIHREMETEYNQLRDEIFSDLKLGVLTVNVSGKITYMNKTAQNLLHAENHWDTAVTQEFQRLLSGTLHENTRHNQYILNVPFPEGTRYYSVNTAPLLGEDGEVTGAVSVFQDVTEQKILEAEMLQMEKFSLVAELAAGTAHEIRNPMTTMRGFLQILAKEFKSGTKGYEYCELMIEEIDRANAIIKEFLLLTKPAAPNLRECDLHVILEEIFMLIESKSLLEDVKLNKRYAKSLPLVEADPAQIKQVFLNLATNAIQAMPAGGELTIATSVSNGTVVVRFTDTGCGIEEAQLARLFDPFFTTKEQGTGLGLTISYRIIEGHRGRLHADSTPGKGTTFYVELPGLKK; from the coding sequence CTCAAAGAAGATGTTTTGCTGCAATTTTTCGGGGACTTTGTGCTGCTAAATGAGATTCTCACCGGTCCCCAAACAAAGCAGTGCCTGCAAAAGATTGGCATCAAGTATGGTATGCAAATTGAAGATCAGTTCAGGTCTGAGCAGGAAAACCAAAAAGAACTATCCGTTGAGCAGTATGCACAGCTGGTAACAGATTTTTTCAGCAGTTTGGGCGGAGAATATAAGGTGTCCTCATGGGATCGGGAGAAAGTGATTTTTACCTGCCGCAAGTGCCCTTTTGGGCATATGGTCTTAAAAACTCCTGCTCTTTGCGAGGTTTCTGCCGGTGTGCTGGGCGGTATGGCAGCAAGAAATTTCAGCTACAGCAAAGTCAGTCCGGAGCGCTCCGTTGCTCATAAATCATGTGACTGTACAATCACTGTTTATATCAAGGAGACCCAGGACGCTGCGGAGGCGGAGGGTACGTTTTTCCCCAATGAACCCAGGGCATATATGCTGACAAGAAATGAAATTCAGGCTATGAGTGAAGACGCCGTTTCCACCAGCAATGTCTATAGAAATTATGTCCAGAGCCTGGAAAACCTGCAAACAATCCACCGTGAAATGGAGACTGAGTATAATCAGTTAAGGGACGAGATTTTCTCCGACCTGAAGCTGGGCGTACTGACCGTCAATGTTTCCGGAAAAATAACCTATATGAACAAAACGGCACAGAATCTTTTGCATGCGGAAAATCACTGGGATACCGCCGTAACTCAGGAGTTTCAGCGACTGCTTTCTGGAACACTGCATGAAAATACTCGTCATAACCAATATATTTTAAATGTCCCTTTTCCTGAAGGTACCCGCTATTATTCCGTTAACACAGCGCCCCTGTTGGGTGAAGATGGGGAAGTTACAGGTGCGGTCAGTGTTTTTCAGGATGTTACGGAGCAAAAAATCCTGGAAGCCGAGATGCTGCAGATGGAGAAGTTTTCCCTGGTGGCGGAACTGGCGGCGGGAACGGCCCATGAGATTCGCAATCCCATGACCACAATGCGCGGTTTTTTGCAAATCCTGGCCAAAGAATTTAAGTCAGGGACCAAAGGTTACGAATATTGTGAATTGATGATTGAGGAAATTGACCGGGCCAATGCCATTATTAAGGAATTCTTACTATTAACTAAGCCGGCGGCACCTAATTTGCGTGAATGTGATTTACATGTGATTCTGGAAGAAATTTTTATGCTTATTGAGAGCAAGTCATTATTGGAAGATGTAAAGCTAAATAAGCGCTATGCCAAAAGTTTACCGCTGGTAGAGGCCGATCCGGCTCAGATTAAACAGGTCTTTTTAAACCTGGCCACCAATGCCATTCAGGCCATGCCCGCCGGCGGGGAGCTTACCATTGCTACTTCGGTATCCAACGGCACCGTAGTTGTGCGCTTTACCGATACCGGATGCGGCATTGAGGAAGCCCAGTTAGCCCGATTGTTTGACCCCTTTTTTACCACCAAAGAACAGGGAACCGGCCTGGGCCTGACCATTTCCTACCGTATTATAGAAGGTCACCGTGGGCGGCTGCATGCCGACAGTACGCCGGGCAAAGGGACCACATTTTATGTGGAGTTGCCTGGGCTGAAAAAATAA